In Devosia litorisediminis, one genomic interval encodes:
- the cysS gene encoding cysteine--tRNA ligase codes for MTTPQLKLYNTLTRAKERFVPIDPANVRLYACGPTVYDFAHIGNGRMAIVFDLLFRLLRQTYGADHVTYVRNITDVDDKINARAARDYPDLPLNQAIRKVTEGTAAQYQADVTALGCLEPTIQPRATDNIAEMQTLIAALVARKHAYVANGEVLFDVKSMPDYGQLSGRNLEDNLAGARIAVEAHKHNPADFVLWKQSSDGEPGWDSPWGRGRPGWHIECSAMSERYLGQLFDIHGGGLDLIFPHHENEIAQSRCAHGTHAMANVWMHNGFLQVEGQKMSKSLGNFYTIAQLLETTDFGGRKWPGDVLRLGMLMTHYREPIDFTVKRLEEAETKLRDWQRAAQGATLTESDGPDQSVIKELADDLGFHRATVALDVIAKKANRDGGDIARHCLAATLRFLGFGLDTLLATEADTAEPPHLATAIADRLAALNAKDFAKADAIRTELADQGITLMDYKDEAGARQTKWEIKR; via the coding sequence ATGACCACGCCGCAGCTCAAGCTCTACAATACGCTCACCCGCGCCAAGGAACGCTTCGTTCCCATCGATCCGGCCAATGTGCGCCTGTATGCCTGTGGCCCCACGGTCTATGACTTTGCCCATATCGGCAACGGCCGCATGGCGATCGTGTTTGATCTGTTGTTTCGGCTGCTGCGCCAGACGTATGGCGCCGATCACGTCACTTATGTGCGCAACATCACCGACGTCGATGACAAGATCAATGCGCGTGCCGCCCGCGATTACCCGGACCTGCCGCTCAATCAGGCCATCCGCAAGGTCACCGAAGGCACTGCTGCCCAGTATCAGGCCGATGTGACCGCGCTGGGTTGCCTGGAGCCGACCATCCAGCCCCGCGCCACCGACAACATCGCTGAGATGCAGACCCTGATCGCCGCACTGGTCGCCAGGAAGCACGCCTATGTCGCCAATGGTGAAGTGCTGTTCGACGTCAAATCCATGCCCGACTACGGCCAGCTTTCCGGTCGCAATCTGGAAGACAATCTTGCCGGCGCTCGCATCGCCGTGGAAGCTCACAAGCACAATCCCGCCGACTTCGTGCTGTGGAAGCAGTCCAGCGATGGCGAGCCGGGTTGGGACAGCCCCTGGGGACGTGGTCGACCCGGCTGGCACATTGAATGCTCGGCCATGAGCGAACGTTATCTCGGTCAGCTCTTTGACATTCATGGTGGCGGGCTCGACCTGATCTTCCCCCACCATGAGAACGAGATTGCCCAATCGCGCTGCGCCCACGGCACCCATGCCATGGCCAATGTCTGGATGCATAATGGCTTCCTGCAGGTCGAAGGCCAGAAGATGAGCAAGAGCCTGGGCAATTTCTACACCATTGCCCAATTGCTCGAGACCACCGATTTCGGTGGCCGCAAATGGCCCGGTGATGTGTTGCGTCTGGGCATGCTGATGACCCATTATCGCGAACCCATCGACTTCACCGTCAAGCGGCTCGAAGAAGCCGAAACCAAGCTGCGCGACTGGCAGCGCGCTGCGCAGGGCGCAACGCTGACCGAGAGCGACGGCCCCGATCAGTCCGTGATCAAGGAGCTTGCCGACGATCTGGGATTTCACCGCGCCACCGTCGCCCTTGATGTCATCGCCAAAAAAGCCAATCGCGATGGCGGTGACATAGCCAGGCACTGCCTGGCTGCCACGTTGCGTTTCCTGGGTTTTGGACTCGATACACTCTTGGCCACCGAAGCCGATACCGCTGAGCCGCCCCATCTTGCCACCGCCATTGCCGACCGTCTCGCTGCGCTGAATGCCAAGGATTTTGCCAAGGCCGACGCCATTCGCACCGAACTGGCCGATCAGGGCATAACCCTGATGGACTACAAGGACGAGGCAGGTGCCCGCCAGACCAAGTGGGAGATCAAGCGATGA
- a CDS encoding response regulator, whose product MTCRILVVEDEIFVATEIEHVIEEMGFEPVGIAAEQRAALALASKADVALVDLNLRDGATGINIGRILSQTHGVTVMFMTANPAQLGSGVPGTIGVLPKPVTDQDLRDAVSYAVARHRASEAAPPRRLQLFKLPGSLNLT is encoded by the coding sequence ATGACGTGCAGGATATTGGTGGTTGAAGACGAGATCTTCGTAGCCACGGAAATCGAACATGTGATCGAGGAGATGGGCTTTGAGCCTGTCGGAATCGCTGCTGAACAGCGTGCAGCGCTTGCTCTGGCAAGCAAAGCCGATGTTGCACTGGTCGATCTCAACCTGCGTGACGGTGCCACCGGCATCAATATTGGTCGCATCCTGTCGCAGACGCATGGCGTTACTGTGATGTTCATGACCGCCAACCCTGCACAGCTCGGCTCAGGTGTGCCCGGTACAATCGGCGTTCTGCCCAAGCCGGTGACCGATCAGGATTTGCGGGATGCCGTGTCATATGCTGTCGCACGTCACCGCGCTTCAGAGGCGGCACCACCGCGCCGCCTGCAATTGTTCAAGCTGCCGGGTTCGCTGAACCTGACCTAG
- a CDS encoding NAD+ synthase → MTDRLRIALAQLNPKVGDLPGNLALARTALADAVAARADVLMFSELFLTGYFPDDLLFKPQFVRDAMQAARDLAADTAGTDVVVVLPTIWWDKNGLYNAAIVAEKGEIIATRFKRELPNNDVFYEKRYFTAGPLPDPVTIKGVPVGIPICEDVWHASVCEHLAMRGAEIMLCPNGSPYWTNKQHIRKELVRARVAEDDVPMLYLNQVGGQDEIVFDGASFAIEPGNKLVVQGKSFATDFIVSDWVRSDDGWTCANGEVTELTTTDEAPWLACVLGLRDYVHKNGFKQVVLGLSGGIDSAVVAAMAVDAFGPENVHCIMLPYRYTSEASLKDAKDCALNLGVRYDIVSIGSPVDEALEQLAPIFGDRPADLAEENIQSRMRGVVLMAVSNKLGSMLLTTGNKSEMGVGYATIYGDMNGGYNPLKDMFKMEVYRLADWRNSHVPGDCLGPAGEVIPQAIIEKAPSAELRPDQTDQDSLPPYPVLDAILKGIVEDELSLAEIVAQGHDVALVQRIERLVNIAEYKRRQSAPGPKLTPKAFGMGRKYPITNGYKDRSI, encoded by the coding sequence GTGACAGACCGCCTCCGAATTGCGCTCGCCCAGCTCAATCCCAAGGTCGGCGACCTGCCGGGCAATCTGGCGCTGGCCCGCACAGCTCTGGCCGATGCCGTTGCCGCTAGAGCCGACGTCCTGATGTTCTCCGAGCTTTTCCTGACCGGCTACTTCCCCGATGACCTGCTGTTCAAGCCGCAATTCGTCAGGGACGCCATGCAGGCTGCCCGCGATCTGGCAGCCGATACCGCTGGCACCGATGTCGTCGTCGTGCTGCCCACCATCTGGTGGGATAAGAATGGCCTCTACAATGCTGCCATTGTCGCCGAGAAGGGCGAGATCATCGCCACACGTTTCAAGCGTGAACTGCCCAACAACGACGTCTTTTACGAAAAGCGCTACTTCACCGCCGGGCCACTGCCAGATCCGGTGACCATCAAGGGCGTGCCGGTGGGCATCCCCATTTGCGAGGACGTCTGGCACGCCAGCGTATGTGAACATCTGGCCATGCGCGGCGCCGAGATCATGCTCTGCCCCAATGGCTCGCCCTACTGGACCAACAAGCAGCATATCCGCAAGGAACTGGTACGAGCCCGTGTCGCTGAAGACGACGTGCCCATGCTCTACCTCAACCAGGTTGGCGGACAGGACGAGATCGTTTTTGACGGCGCCTCATTCGCCATCGAACCGGGCAACAAGCTGGTCGTTCAGGGCAAGTCCTTCGCCACCGATTTCATTGTCTCCGACTGGGTGCGGAGTGACGATGGCTGGACCTGCGCCAATGGCGAGGTCACCGAATTGACCACCACCGATGAAGCCCCCTGGCTGGCCTGCGTGCTCGGCCTGCGCGACTACGTCCACAAGAACGGCTTCAAGCAGGTCGTGCTGGGACTCTCTGGCGGCATCGACAGTGCCGTCGTCGCAGCCATGGCGGTCGACGCCTTTGGTCCCGAAAACGTCCACTGCATCATGCTGCCCTATCGCTATACCTCAGAGGCAAGCCTCAAGGACGCCAAGGACTGCGCGCTCAACCTTGGCGTGCGGTACGACATCGTCTCCATTGGCAGCCCGGTCGACGAGGCGCTGGAACAGCTTGCCCCGATCTTCGGCGATCGCCCCGCCGATCTGGCTGAGGAAAACATCCAGTCGCGCATGCGCGGCGTCGTTCTGATGGCCGTCAGCAACAAGCTGGGCTCCATGCTGCTCACCACCGGTAACAAGTCCGAAATGGGCGTGGGCTATGCCACCATCTATGGCGACATGAATGGCGGCTACAATCCGCTCAAGGACATGTTCAAGATGGAGGTCTACCGGCTCGCCGACTGGCGCAACAGCCATGTTCCCGGCGATTGCCTTGGCCCCGCTGGAGAAGTCATTCCCCAGGCTATCATCGAAAAGGCACCCAGTGCCGAGCTGCGCCCCGACCAGACCGATCAGGACAGCCTGCCGCCCTATCCGGTGCTCGATGCCATCCTCAAGGGCATCGTCGAAGACGAGTTGTCCCTTGCCGAGATCGTCGCTCAGGGCCACGACGTCGCGCTGGTTCAGCGCATTGAACGTCTGGTCAACATCGCCGAATACAAGCGCCGCCAGTCCGCCCCCGGACCCAAGCTGACCCCCAAGGCCTTCGGCATGGGGCGCAAATACCCCATCACCAATGGCTACAAAGACCGGAGCATTTGA
- a CDS encoding class II 3-deoxy-7-phosphoheptulonate synthase yields MTTWTPDSWRAKPISQVPAYPDQAALSEAERQLSTFPPLVFAGEARDLKTRLAAVARGEAFLLQGGDCAESFAEHGADHIRDFFRVFLQMAVVLTHGASKPVVKVGRVAGQFAKPRSADTETIDGVELPSYRGDIINAIDFNEGSRIPDPDRMLQAYRQSAATLNLLRAFSMGGYAELTRIHEWTVGFMKGSNYYPRYEEVARKIDDAITFMSALGITPENTPALKQTSFFTSHEALLLGYEEALTRRDSISNDWYATSGHMLWIGDRTRQPDAAHVEYFAGIKNPIGIKCGPSLSSEDLLRLLDRLNPTDEAGRITLITRFGADKVHDHLPRLIETVQSAGRTVVWCSDPMHGNTIKASTGFKTRPFDRVLSEVKSFFDVHRDMGTYAGGVHIEMTGDDVTECVGGVSAVTEATLSDRYNTYCDPRLNASQALELAFLVAEEVHAQKPAHQGLAAGE; encoded by the coding sequence ATGACCACCTGGACCCCCGATAGCTGGCGCGCCAAGCCGATTTCACAGGTTCCGGCCTATCCCGATCAAGCGGCCTTGAGCGAAGCCGAGCGTCAGCTCTCCACCTTCCCCCCGCTGGTGTTTGCCGGCGAAGCGCGTGACCTCAAGACCCGGCTGGCCGCTGTCGCCCGCGGTGAGGCATTCCTGTTGCAGGGGGGCGATTGCGCCGAGAGTTTTGCCGAACATGGCGCGGACCATATCCGCGACTTTTTCCGCGTCTTCCTGCAGATGGCGGTGGTGTTGACCCACGGTGCTTCCAAGCCCGTCGTCAAGGTTGGTCGCGTTGCTGGCCAGTTCGCCAAGCCGCGCTCTGCCGATACCGAGACCATCGACGGTGTCGAACTGCCCAGCTATCGCGGTGACATTATCAACGCTATCGACTTCAATGAAGGCTCGCGCATCCCCGATCCCGATCGCATGCTGCAGGCCTATCGTCAGTCTGCCGCTACGCTCAACCTGCTGCGCGCCTTCTCCATGGGCGGCTATGCCGAGCTGACACGTATCCACGAGTGGACAGTCGGCTTCATGAAGGGCTCGAACTATTATCCGCGTTACGAGGAAGTGGCGCGCAAGATTGACGACGCCATCACCTTCATGAGTGCTCTGGGCATCACGCCGGAGAACACGCCCGCGCTCAAGCAGACCAGTTTCTTCACCAGCCATGAAGCGCTGCTGCTCGGCTATGAGGAGGCGCTGACCCGTCGCGACTCCATTTCCAATGACTGGTACGCAACCTCGGGCCACATGCTGTGGATTGGTGATCGTACCCGCCAGCCTGATGCGGCCCATGTCGAGTATTTTGCCGGTATCAAGAACCCGATCGGCATCAAGTGCGGCCCATCGCTGTCGAGCGAGGACCTGCTGCGCCTGCTCGATCGGCTCAATCCGACCGATGAAGCTGGTCGCATCACCCTGATCACCCGCTTTGGCGCCGACAAGGTGCACGATCATCTGCCGCGCCTGATCGAAACCGTTCAGAGTGCCGGTCGCACAGTTGTCTGGTGCTCCGATCCGATGCACGGCAATACCATCAAGGCGTCGACCGGCTTCAAGACCCGGCCATTTGATCGTGTTCTGTCCGAGGTGAAATCGTTCTTCGATGTACACCGCGATATGGGCACCTACGCCGGTGGCGTACACATCGAAATGACCGGCGACGATGTGACCGAATGCGTCGGTGGTGTTTCCGCGGTGACCGAAGCCACGCTCTCGGATCGCTACAACACCTATTGCGACCCGCGCCTCAACGCCAGTCAGGCGCTCGAACTGGCTTTCTTGGTTGCCGAGGAAGTCCACGCGCAAAAACCGGCGCATCAGGGTCTTGCCGCGGGGGAATAA
- a CDS encoding c-type cytochrome, whose amino-acid sequence MSLKKITAIAVAGLMSVGVVASVAQDFVAPTTAEEAMAAREMLMKQNGALLKSAGALTGAEAETAMQSLIDNYTHIPAVFPEGSNIGDSEALPAIWENWDAFTAIAETGRAAAADGLAAAQAGDADAYGAAIKAIGATCGTCHKQYRS is encoded by the coding sequence ATGTCGCTGAAGAAGATTACTGCCATTGCTGTTGCCGGTCTGATGTCGGTCGGTGTTGTTGCCAGCGTGGCACAGGACTTCGTCGCCCCCACCACCGCAGAAGAGGCCATGGCTGCCCGCGAAATGCTGATGAAGCAGAACGGTGCATTGCTCAAATCTGCTGGTGCGCTGACAGGTGCCGAAGCCGAGACCGCCATGCAGTCGCTGATCGACAACTACACCCACATCCCCGCCGTCTTCCCCGAAGGTTCCAATATCGGTGACAGCGAAGCGCTGCCTGCCATCTGGGAAAACTGGGATGCCTTCACCGCCATCGCCGAAACGGGTCGCGCTGCCGCGGCAGACGGGTTGGCCGCCGCTCAGGCGGGCGACGCCGATGCCTATGGCGCCGCCATCAAGGCCATCGGGGCCACTTGCGGCACCTGCCACAAGCAGTATCGCAGCTAG
- a CDS encoding DUF2865 domain-containing protein, whose product MVFSSSNGARALILLALAALCTVLDVNVAYAQSSQCVRLENALRQFDRNGDFRQMGGNSQAARQAQRDVQNMESRYVRDGCNDDAKAGRTLTPQCRQIGREVLRLREVAADISRQVETANAVAGQREAILQEMARFGCGADRGSSATFSNDRQTLFDRIFGTTSEGDFTGGQMIDGGDYWGYQGYQTVRTVCVRLSDGYFWPISYATLADYVGNDAQSCQQSCPTTPVALYFYDNPGQEPEQMRNQFGEPYTALPSAFAYRNEIDTSPSASCKVAPQSDGAITMAERGDGSTRAMIEVAGERFPMPLRDPRGVTPVMAVEAAPLQTATLVDVPLPRPRPAGPGETPVTRPVNQSPAETALRLVQFGDKVVRVVGPDTPYAQPTEAGT is encoded by the coding sequence ATGGTATTTTCAAGCAGCAATGGCGCGCGCGCCCTGATCCTTCTGGCGCTGGCCGCACTATGCACGGTTCTGGACGTCAATGTCGCCTATGCGCAGTCATCGCAATGCGTACGGCTGGAAAATGCCTTGCGCCAGTTCGACCGCAATGGCGACTTCCGCCAGATGGGCGGCAATTCACAGGCAGCCCGGCAGGCGCAGCGCGATGTGCAGAATATGGAAAGTCGTTATGTCCGTGACGGGTGTAACGACGACGCCAAGGCCGGACGCACGCTGACACCGCAGTGCCGGCAGATCGGCCGTGAGGTCTTGCGCTTGCGCGAAGTGGCCGCCGACATTTCCCGGCAGGTGGAAACTGCCAATGCAGTTGCCGGTCAGCGCGAGGCAATCCTGCAGGAAATGGCCCGCTTTGGCTGCGGTGCCGATCGCGGTTCGAGCGCCACGTTCTCCAATGATCGGCAGACGCTGTTCGACCGCATTTTCGGCACGACCTCGGAAGGCGATTTCACCGGCGGTCAGATGATCGATGGCGGCGATTATTGGGGCTATCAGGGCTATCAGACAGTGCGCACGGTCTGCGTGCGCCTGAGCGACGGGTATTTCTGGCCCATCAGCTACGCCACGCTCGCCGACTATGTCGGCAATGATGCGCAAAGCTGCCAGCAGAGCTGCCCGACTACGCCGGTAGCGCTGTATTTCTATGACAATCCCGGACAAGAGCCCGAACAGATGCGCAATCAGTTTGGCGAGCCCTATACAGCGCTGCCAAGCGCATTTGCCTATCGCAACGAGATCGACACCAGCCCGAGCGCCAGTTGCAAGGTGGCGCCGCAGTCCGATGGTGCCATCACCATGGCCGAACGCGGCGATGGCAGCACGCGCGCGATGATCGAGGTTGCCGGTGAACGCTTTCCCATGCCGCTGCGTGACCCGCGCGGGGTAACTCCGGTCATGGCGGTCGAAGCAGCGCCATTGCAGACCGCAACGCTGGTTGATGTGCCCCTGCCCCGCCCACGGCCAGCCGGCCCCGGCGAAACGCCAGTGACCCGACCAGTCAACCAGTCACCCGCCGAAACGGCGCTGCGACTGGTTCAGTTCGGCGACAAGGTGGTCAGGGTAGTCGGTCCAGACACCCCGTACGCCCAACCAACGGAAGCAGGGACTTAA
- a CDS encoding fumarylacetoacetate hydrolase family protein, whose amino-acid sequence MKLATLKNGRPDGQLVVVSADLTRFVSAGRIAPDLQAAIDDWQVVAPQLSALAEQLDAGAISGQPFDPATALAPLPRAYQWIDGSGYLSHLERVRSLKGSKDEELQSTRPLLYQGGSDSLSAPADPIIATDPELAIDFEAEIAVIIDAVPMGATREQAAAAIRLITVCNDVSLRRLVLDDLQNGFGFFHSKPSTAFAPIVVTPDSLGDVWRDNRLHLPVRIEVNGTLYGQPNAGTDVHFDFADLIIEAARTRRLAAGTIIGGGTVSNRHDESLPIKRDGIGFACIAEARTVEKLKYGRARTPFLKAGDVVRIGAISEGQSVFGDIEQTVTLA is encoded by the coding sequence ATGAAGCTTGCAACGCTGAAAAACGGTCGCCCCGACGGACAACTTGTCGTCGTCTCGGCAGATTTGACCCGCTTCGTCTCGGCTGGTCGTATTGCCCCTGACCTACAGGCTGCGATCGATGATTGGCAGGTTGTGGCGCCGCAATTGTCCGCGCTCGCCGAGCAGCTGGACGCTGGCGCTATCTCCGGCCAACCCTTTGATCCTGCAACGGCTTTGGCGCCATTGCCGCGGGCCTATCAGTGGATCGATGGCTCGGGCTATCTCAGCCATCTTGAGCGCGTGCGCAGCCTCAAGGGCAGCAAGGACGAGGAACTCCAGTCCACCCGCCCCCTGCTTTATCAGGGCGGCTCTGATTCGCTGTCGGCGCCCGCCGACCCCATCATTGCCACTGATCCTGAACTGGCGATCGATTTCGAGGCCGAAATTGCCGTCATCATCGATGCTGTGCCCATGGGTGCCACGCGCGAGCAGGCCGCTGCGGCGATTCGGCTGATCACTGTCTGCAATGACGTTTCGCTACGCCGTCTGGTGCTCGATGACCTGCAGAACGGGTTTGGTTTCTTCCATTCCAAACCATCGACTGCTTTTGCCCCCATCGTTGTTACCCCTGATAGTCTGGGTGATGTCTGGCGCGACAACCGCCTGCATCTGCCGGTACGCATCGAGGTCAACGGAACGCTCTATGGACAACCCAATGCGGGCACCGACGTGCATTTCGATTTTGCCGATCTGATTATTGAGGCCGCCCGCACCCGCAGGCTCGCTGCCGGCACCATTATCGGCGGTGGCACTGTGTCCAACCGGCATGACGAAAGCCTGCCCATCAAGCGCGATGGAATCGGTTTCGCCTGCATTGCCGAGGCGCGGACCGTCGAAAAACTCAAATATGGGCGCGCTCGCACCCCGTTCCTGAAGGCTGGTGACGTCGTTCGGATCGGGGCAATTTCCGAGGGACAGTCGGTGTTTGGCGATATCGAACAAACAGTCACGCTCGCCTAA
- a CDS encoding PAS domain-containing sensor histidine kinase has translation MPKSLFPAASAETRAQLESDPTLKLVNEYDWTSNPLGPIPEWPESLKGAVRVMMAASAPMAMLIGHQGILIYNNAYAVFAGQRHPAIFGMPAVDAWPEAAEFNADKVMRCMRGETVTLKDQEMLLDRHGQFETTWLDLHYSPVLGEDGQPLAGICVVLDTTDQVLAKQALARSEERLSLALSGSGLVGTWDWDVPGDTVTADDRFAELFNLDPQQAGLGVPLKDFLAAIYPEDAERVGEEIATSIREKSPYHSEYRVQGRNGEIRWVVASGRPRFNAEGVIQRFPGVLVDITEQRRTTDALAESELRFRTLADAMPQMVWSTLPDGFHDYYNARWYEFTGVPDGSTDGEAWNGMFHPDDQDRAWGVWKNSLDTGEPYQIEYRLRHRSGEYRWTLGLALPIRDASGTIVRWIGTCTDIHEAKLAAEERELVAQELSHRIKNIFAVLTGIISLSARSRPELKPFANELRQRIYALGEAHDFVRPHSSESRPSVSQSSLKSLIERLMQPYRDVDEQRVTFEGDDTEIDDGAATPLALLFHELATNAAKYGALSIDTGRVVLTGQGPTDGRYHLSWKEVGGPEVTPGETSGFGSRVIELSVQGQLRGELQRAWDKDGLRVEVDLPIEALKRSAKLQRQS, from the coding sequence ATGCCAAAGTCGTTGTTTCCCGCGGCCTCCGCCGAGACCCGTGCCCAGTTGGAGTCCGATCCAACCCTCAAGCTCGTCAATGAATATGACTGGACCAGCAATCCCCTTGGTCCCATTCCCGAATGGCCCGAGAGCCTCAAGGGCGCTGTTCGTGTAATGATGGCCGCCTCGGCGCCGATGGCCATGCTGATCGGCCATCAGGGCATTCTGATCTATAATAATGCCTATGCGGTGTTCGCTGGCCAGCGTCATCCGGCGATTTTTGGCATGCCGGCTGTCGACGCCTGGCCCGAAGCTGCTGAGTTCAACGCTGACAAGGTCATGCGCTGCATGCGCGGCGAGACGGTCACGCTCAAGGATCAGGAAATGCTGCTCGACCGTCATGGGCAGTTTGAAACAACCTGGCTTGATCTGCACTATAGTCCCGTGCTGGGGGAGGACGGGCAGCCGCTGGCCGGCATTTGCGTGGTGCTCGACACGACTGATCAGGTTCTCGCCAAGCAGGCGCTGGCGCGCAGCGAAGAGCGCCTGTCGCTGGCCCTGAGTGGATCGGGCCTTGTCGGCACCTGGGACTGGGATGTACCCGGCGATACCGTCACCGCCGACGATCGATTTGCCGAACTGTTCAACCTTGACCCGCAGCAGGCCGGTCTGGGTGTGCCGCTCAAGGATTTCCTGGCTGCCATCTATCCCGAAGACGCCGAACGCGTGGGCGAGGAAATTGCCACATCGATCCGCGAAAAGTCGCCCTACCATTCCGAATACCGCGTGCAGGGCCGCAATGGCGAGATCCGCTGGGTTGTGGCATCAGGCCGCCCGCGCTTCAACGCTGAGGGCGTGATTCAGCGCTTTCCCGGTGTGCTGGTCGATATCACAGAACAGCGCCGTACGACCGACGCGCTTGCCGAAAGCGAATTGCGTTTCCGCACCCTGGCCGACGCCATGCCGCAAATGGTCTGGTCAACGCTGCCCGATGGCTTCCACGATTACTACAACGCCCGTTGGTATGAGTTCACCGGCGTGCCCGATGGCTCTACCGATGGCGAGGCATGGAACGGCATGTTCCATCCTGACGATCAGGACCGCGCCTGGGGCGTCTGGAAGAACTCGCTCGATACTGGCGAGCCCTACCAGATCGAATACCGCCTGCGGCACCGCTCGGGCGAATATCGCTGGACGCTGGGCCTGGCCCTGCCCATTCGCGATGCATCGGGCACCATCGTGCGCTGGATCGGCACCTGCACCGACATTCACGAGGCCAAGCTGGCCGCCGAAGAGCGCGAACTGGTCGCCCAGGAACTCAGCCACCGCATCAAGAACATTTTCGCCGTTCTGACCGGCATCATCAGCCTGTCGGCGCGTAGCCGCCCCGAACTCAAGCCGTTCGCCAATGAACTGCGCCAGCGCATCTACGCCCTGGGCGAGGCCCACGACTTCGTGCGGCCCCACTCCAGCGAGTCACGCCCCAGCGTCAGCCAGAGCTCGCTCAAATCGCTGATCGAGCGTCTGATGCAGCCTTATCGCGATGTCGATGAGCAGCGGGTGACATTTGAGGGCGATGATACCGAGATCGACGATGGCGCCGCGACGCCGCTGGCCTTGCTGTTCCATGAACTGGCCACCAATGCCGCCAAATACGGCGCGCTCTCCATCGACACCGGCCGTGTTGTGCTGACCGGGCAGGGGCCCACCGATGGCCGCTATCATCTGTCATGGAAAGAGGTGGGTGGTCCCGAAGTCACTCCCGGTGAGACGTCAGGCTTTGGCTCTCGCGTCATCGAACTGAGCGTTCAGGGACAGTTGCGGGGCGAGTTGCAGCGGGCTTGGGATAAGGATGGTCTGCGCGTCGAGGTCGATCTGCCGATTGAAGCCCTCAAGCGCTCGGCAAAACTGCAGCGGCAGAGCTAG
- the gltX gene encoding glutamate--tRNA ligase has product MTIVRWAPSPTGRIHLGNARPALLNWFFARRKGGKYVLRMDDTDLARSTREFADGIEVDLAWLGITPDLLVRQSERTDLYDAARDRLIADGRLYPCYETAGELDRRRARARALGRPPIYDRAALKLTDEDRARLESEGRKPHWRFKLDGRPVQFEDLIKGPQTVNTASMSDPVLIREDGSYLYTLPSVVDDIDLAITHVIRGEDHVSNTGTQIEIIEALGGTVPIFAHHNLLTDAQGQGFSKRLGSQSLADFRDEGYEALAVAIMASITGTSLPVEPYASLDEIAERLDFSMISHGSARFDPVELDGLNARLLHAMSYEDALHRLTSLGLEGEAIWLSLRDNLTKFNDIKDLAKLITGPVEPVIADEDREFLALAKAMLPAEPWSIDTWSEWTGALKTTTGRKGKALFLPLRLALTGRHDGPELKSLLPLVGRTGCLDRLP; this is encoded by the coding sequence ATGACCATCGTTCGCTGGGCACCGTCCCCGACAGGTCGCATCCATCTCGGCAATGCCCGCCCGGCGCTGCTCAACTGGTTTTTCGCCCGTCGCAAAGGCGGCAAATATGTGCTGCGCATGGACGACACCGACCTGGCGCGCTCCACCCGAGAATTTGCCGACGGCATCGAGGTCGATCTGGCCTGGCTTGGCATCACGCCGGATCTGCTGGTGCGCCAGTCCGAGCGCACCGACCTCTATGATGCGGCTCGCGACCGGCTGATTGCGGATGGTCGGCTTTACCCCTGTTACGAAACCGCTGGTGAACTTGATCGTCGTCGTGCCCGGGCCCGCGCGCTTGGTCGCCCGCCCATCTACGACCGCGCCGCCCTCAAGCTGACCGATGAAGATCGCGCCCGGCTCGAATCCGAAGGCCGCAAGCCTCATTGGCGCTTCAAGCTTGATGGCCGCCCGGTGCAGTTCGAAGATCTGATCAAGGGGCCTCAGACCGTCAACACCGCCTCGATGTCAGACCCGGTCCTGATCCGCGAAGATGGCAGCTATCTCTATACGCTGCCATCGGTCGTGGACGATATCGATCTGGCCATCACCCACGTCATTCGGGGCGAGGACCACGTTTCCAATACCGGCACGCAGATCGAGATCATCGAGGCCTTGGGCGGCACCGTGCCGATCTTTGCCCATCACAACCTGCTGACCGATGCGCAGGGGCAGGGATTTTCCAAGCGCCTGGGTTCCCAGTCGCTCGCCGATTTCCGCGATGAGGGGTACGAAGCGCTAGCCGTGGCCATTATGGCATCCATCACCGGCACCAGCTTGCCCGTTGAACCCTACGCCTCGCTCGACGAGATCGCCGAACGGCTCGACTTCTCGATGATTTCACATGGCTCGGCGCGCTTTGATCCAGTTGAACTCGATGGGCTGAACGCGCGCCTGCTGCACGCCATGAGCTACGAGGATGCCTTGCACCGTCTGACCAGCCTGGGTCTGGAAGGCGAGGCGATCTGGCTGTCCCTGCGCGACAACCTCACCAAGTTCAACGACATCAAGGATCTTGCCAAGCTGATCACGGGCCCTGTCGAGCCTGTCATTGCCGACGAGGATCGTGAATTTCTGGCATTGGCCAAGGCCATGTTGCCGGCCGAGCCGTGGTCGATCGACACCTGGTCCGAATGGACTGGCGCGCTTAAGACCACCACCGGCCGCAAGGGCAAGGCCCTGTTCCTGCCACTGCGCCTGGCCTTGACCGGGCGCCATGACGGACCAGAGCTTAAGTCCCTGCTTCCGTTGGTTGGGCGTACGGGGTGTCTGGACCGACTACCCTGA